The nucleotide window CTCTGAGAGTTATGGGACAGGCAGCACCACTACACGACCACACAGCGGCTCTGGTCTGACAGTGAGATTGCTCATGCGGAGCTTCATGGTTTGGGGTCATGCGGAGACTCTGAGTTGAAGACACCTCTGAGCAGTTGCAGCCACCATCTTCCTGGGGCTGCCAGGTCCCAGCTCCATGCTCCACcaaagcagaggcagaaggagTTTCTTACTCAacaattgattttaaaataactgtttggTTTAATGGATGGGAGGGATTTAATGTAATTTGACATCTCAtctgtctttctctctgtggTTGCTGCACTGCAGCCTgaaactgataattttttttcctctgtggacAACAAAGTTTCTTGCACCGCTTCCTTTATCTGGCTGTACGACCAGGACCATGGCACTGACCTTGGTCTCAGATGAAAGATGCTGTTCTCAGAAGCCAGGCAcccctttctttctccatcaATCCCAGCTGGCTGTTAGAAGGATTTTTGCAATAACCTGCTTTCACCTGTGCACCATTCGTGTGCCTCCTCACcacaggcaccagcagctccccagcaaagATGCTGAGATGACAGTCTCTTCTCAAAGGTGAAGTTGCCAGACACACTCCTTGCTTCCCTCCCAGTAAAGATCAGGAGGTAGCAGCCAAAAAAGTCCTGCAGCACAGGTGAGCAGTCAATACACGGATCCGTGCCCACAGCACTGATGGTGAGATAACCCAGGTGTGACaacagccctggctctgcagtcCCTTACCGCGATGAGCATCTCAGATCCACAGGGCTGCGGAAGACACGGCAGGAGGGGACAGCGAACATTGTGTCCTGACCCACCGGCAGGACCAATTCCTGGCAGTATCTAGCCtagcttttcttgtttgttttaatccaGGAGAGTTGCCTAGAGAAAGACATCTGTATTGAGCTCATTCACTTTTCCTTCATGGACTTCAGCTCAATTACTTCTCATTtacataaaaatgaggaaaacaataGTGAAAAGGCTAAGCTTTCAGTTAATGTCGCTGCACTGATGTGAAAGCCACATCCCCAATTTATACCCGCTGGGAGTTCGGGTCATTACATGTGGTTTGCTTTGTAAACACAGCACTGGGTATCCGGAAAAGGGTGAAGCTGTGGTCTCCTGCTCAGCTGTCTCACCTGAAGATGATGTTGCAATCTGATTGATTTTGACTAATGTAATATTCATGCCTGGGTAAGCAGCAAAAATGTTTAGAAGACCTGGTGAGGCCACGGGGTCTATCTCACTTCAAAATCTGCTGGGTCTATGGGTATCCTGGTGTCTGGCTTTATTTGTTTCATGGattcaaaagaaaaagcattaattaTTTTCCTATAAATGCTTATACAAAATATGCCGTCTCCTGCCCTTGAACTTCAGCActcaagaaagaaagaatgctCTGCTTTCTTCACCCCTTATGGCATGATTAAAAGGAGGTCATCTCAGCCCTGTCTCTGACCTGGTACTATGTCGGGATTGGCCATATCTTGTCTATGAAGTCTCTCTGCAGATGCAGAAACCATGGTTTCTCCCTTTCCCTGGTTCTAGACAATCTGGGTCTCATTAACATGTTGttagtgaaagaaaaattatattttcctgCAAATCACAGGAAGAAAGAATTAAATCCCTGCCTAGGCGCTGTACAGAGATCAGATCTTGCTGGGGTGGAAAGCTTCATGGTCTTCACGTACGTCAGGGTTCTATATGGCCATCAGCAGTGTGTACTGATCCTGCCACGATCCATAGCCCAGCCCCACCAACAGCAGAATCTCGCTGTCTGCCGTGAATAAGACCCTAGGCAAACATTCAGGACTGAACTTGCAAGTATTTGAGAtgggataaaaaaataaattgaagccTTCTTCTAACACCAGGCCCAGTTCCTGGCCCACGATCAAGCTCAATTCATTGAAGTCAGTGAAGGAAATCAGGGCTGTATTAATAATTTCTGCTTCAATTAAAACAAGAACAGTAAACACTGCAAGAGCCAGCAGAAATTTTGCATGAATAAGGATTTAGGACTTGGCCTGAAATGCCGGAAAAGgtgttgatttttatttccatttcgcTCCTCTGGGTGAATGTCCTTTTGATGTAAAATGACAATTTGAGAATGTGACTTTTCCTGATGGTCACCTTGCTTTGGGCTCTGCAGCCAGGAGTGGGAGAGAGGTAAGACTTTCCTGGTACATTTATGAAATGCAATTAAAAACATGTCTTGGTTTGCAGTGCAgcaagagctgtgctgctgcatcGCATCACGAAGCAGCCTGAAGCTCAAAGGGGTCCTAATCTGCTCCCTCGATGCTCTGCAGCTCGCTGTGAGCCAGCATCTCTCCACACCCCAGCCTGCAAAGGGCAGGAGGAGCCTAACAGTTGACAAACTCAGCTTAGAGGAAGGTGAGCGACCTGTATTTGGTCCTTTCCCTGCCAGCAGGACCCACACCCACAGACCTGCCTGTCTGGGTGTTGCCCGCAAGGGTCAGGACATTCAGGGTGGAAAGGTTCCAGGAGCCAAACTAGTGCTGCGGGGGCTCCAGTTCCCAGGTGAAAAGCTAGCTGAGGTGTTTCTGCCCCTGCTGATCCCGGTGCAAATGTGTCCATACCCTCATCCCCATCTGCTCCGCTTCCCCACGTGTCCTGGCAGCCCTTGGCTGCCATTCCCTCTGCTCCGCGGGAGGCCATGGAGAGGGCCAAATGCACCAGCACATCCATTTATCCAGGCAGCGAGCAGAAAACGTTGACTGAGAAACAAGAAGGTTAGTCATAATACTAGAATtaagattttttccttcttatcctTTGGCTTCTTCTAAATGCTTCCCCTAAAGAACTCTTAGAGTTAGTGTCTTCAGTTTTACACCTCCTTTattggaaagaaaacatatttcaacGAACAGCAGAACTGAGACTAGCCAGGTTTGTACAGTTTTCTCCCAGGACAGTCCTGCTGTGCATTCTCCAGTGTCTAATAAAAAGGGTGTTTGCTGCCCTGTGACGCCTGGGTGCAGGTTGTCCATTCAGCTGTCAGAAGAGTTGTCTGCAGGTGCCTTCTACtcacagaaaagagcaaaaaatggAATTTCCAGCAAGGTCTGGGCAGCACATGCACCTCCTGCGGCGGATTGGATCCAAGCAGGAAAACTCACTGTTGTTCACGCAATAAATCTTTTATTCTCTGTGGCTCGGAGGTATTTTAGATGGAATGGAGATACCTTAAAGATGTTTATACTTTCCTGAAAGCCAGGGAAGCAAAGATATCTGAGCCATCTAAGTCACTCGAGAAGCAAGTTGTTGTGCAAGAACAGTTCCCTCGCTTGTGAAATGTTCTTCAAAAACACATTACCAGGCCGTTTTTTGCCATCGGGAGGAAGCACGGCGTATCAGCCCTCTGCAGACGCCAACACGCTCTTGATGAGCATTTGCATCTGATCACAGGGGAGGGCTGATGATGCCGTTACACCCCACAGGCTGTGGATTAAAAGGTGAAATATTGCACTTTCCCAACTCAGCTGGTTTTCTACAGGGCTCTTCGCTGCTCCCAAAGCTGCAGCGCATTTCGTGCAAGCTGTAAAGCTACGTTACCGTCAACACCACCAGCCCCAGGAGCACCTGTAGACACCAGCAGAGCTTCAGCAATGCAGTACCAAGCTCTTCAGTTTGCTTGGTCCCCTGTTTCTCTGTTTCCCAGGCATACAGCAGGACGCATGGCTGTGGCACAGCGCAGCAAGGCAAGAAACCTTGGCTCTGCCACCGAGTCGCTGCCTGGCATTAGCAATGGCAGGGTCTGGCTTTGTGCTGTGGACTCCCTCACTGTAAAACCAGAAGGATTATGGTCACTGCAGTGCTAGAAGTCCCTGGGTGAAAGCTGGGCTGTGATATTATTCTTGCTGGAAAGCAACATCTCGCAGCAGTGTTTTGCTCTGCCCCACAGTGAAGACCGGGATACCAGAGCTCCCTTTCAGCAGGACAGCTCACAACACAACACCAACCCGTGTCATCATGGTGTGCAGCAGAAACCCACCGCCCATAGCACAAACATCTCAAAGCGCTGCACAAAAACAAGCGCTGCAATGAACTTTTGCCTCGCCAGATAGAAGGGAGGACCATGAGGCTACGTTAGATTTTTAAGTTGCTCAGAGCTAATCTTACTTGTCCTTCCTTTTAATTAGTCTTCATTAAGCACTGATACATCACAACTCGCTTGCCATGAATAACTATTAATCAAATAGAGTATCAGTTCCAGTTAACTTCCCGTATTAATTCTCTGTCGTTCTCTGCCCTAATAACAGCCTGCATTCGTAACCAGTCCCTGACATAACAAGTTCTTGAGTAATGCTAAGCTCGCAAATCCATACCAGGTAGGCAGGAGCAAGAGCCTACAGACTGGATGTGACCATGTTTTTCAAGGCTCATCAGCACCGCAAGTATATTTAGCCTCACAACCTGCTTTGTGAGGTTGGCTTCGTTTCTGGAAAACCGGACGCTAGAGTGATGCCGTGATGGGCCAAAGTGCCCAAGGAAGTCCAAAAGAaggattttcagaggaaaaggtAGAATCCAAGTCTTCCAGGCTCCAGACTCATGAACTAGGCAGATCTCCACCATCTCTCCCTTGTTAAGAGCAATATCCTCATAAGCATCTATTTTAAAGAGAGGACAAGAATAGAATAAAACAGAAGTacaatagttcagttggaagggacctacaatgctCGTCTAGTCCGACTGGCAGTATTGTTACACACCTTTTGTGGAGGAACatatccttatgggtcccttccaacttgagatattgtatgattctatgatataattTGAGCAATACGGAATATTTTTCATCAGCCTTTCGTATCAGTTCAGTGGCACTTGCACAGTTCCtctggaggggaaaaatatttggtttatcATATAGTGGCAGCCTTTGTCAGAGCCAAAAAATGGACCCTCTGTTCTGGTGCTCTGCATCCCTCCAAAATAAAATGGTCCTTTCAACTCCAGCTCTACCCTGGGAGAGTGCTCCTCCCAGCTCACTGTGCTTTAAAATAACTTCAGAGTCTGCTAACgagaggaaaaaaccaaagagtTATCTTTCCAGCAAACACACCAATGTCACTGACGTGTGGAACAAAAGGCTTTACAGACATCACCCAGGAATGGGCAAATGTGCCCTaagcagtggaagaaaaaggaaagtagaCTTGCTGGGCAATTAGCGGATGGTTTGAAGAACCATGCTCCAGAGAAGAAAATATCATTCCTGTTTGGGGATTAACACCAAGAAGTAAAAAGACATTTCTGTAGAGCTGAGTTGGCCAAAATCCCTGTAATTAGAGCACAGACGGTACTCCAGCTGTGCGCATCGCTTTTTCACACTAGAATTTCTTTCCTGACAGTCATTTCTTGGGGCTGGTTCCCATTTTTTCTGGGTGGGAAATCTGAGCCTGGGGTGTAAAATGCTGGTACTCAGAGGTACCAAGTTGTAGTAAGTCACCTGGAGTTTTGTGCCTCTGGGAGACGCTTCTGCATCCAGTTTTGCCTGGTTATTTAATCACAGCCCCCATCCTGCTTTTCAACACGACCCGACCTCAGCTCCATCTGTAGCTCTACAGAACCCCTCCCTTGCTTTCTCTCCTCTCCATGCTGCAGGTGGTAGAGGTTGGAGAAGAGAGGAGTAAcaaacacctctagggatgggtCACCTAGTAAGAAAGCACAAGAGAAAGGGAACAGCATTTCATGGCATTGCTTGAGGCTGATTTGTGACCTCCCAAGGGTGGCAAACACTGCATTCCCTGGCTTTAGTAGAGGGGGCAGGGTCTGATGTTCCCTCAGCTggaacacaaatgaaaaaaaagcatcaggTTTCCTAGGACCACAATCCCACCTCCTTCACCAGTGATCCTTCGGCAccccacacacatatatatatgttgtCCCCCTGCCTCGCTGTATGGACACAGCAGCTGCGGTAGCGATTTCCTGAATACATTGCAGGCAGGGTCAGTCCTTGCAGCTTCCAGCAATCGCCACTCCATGATGTGGGAACTGCGATCCGTAGCCTTCACCCGGGCTGTCTTTGCAGAATTTCTGGCAACTTTGGTCTTCATCCTCTTTGGCCTAGGCTCTGCTCTGAACTGGCCCTCAGCTTCGGCCCCGAGCATCCTTCAAATCGCACTGGCTTTCGGCTTGGCCATCAGCACGCTGGTCCAAGCCCTGGGACACATCAGCGGAGCCCACATCAACCCGGCAGTGACGGTGGCTTGCCTCATTGGCTCCCAAGTCTCCTTCCTCCGTGCGGTCTTCTACGTGGTGGCCCAGCTCCTGGGGGCTGTTGCAGGCGCTGCCATTTTACACGAGATCACCCCAGCAGATTCCCGGGAAGGTCTGGCCATCAACAAGGTAAGACTTCAGCCCATGGGTGGGCTTGGAAGGGAGCAGGAAAGATTGGGCAGGGCTTTTGGGAAGTCTGAGGGATGTTTCGTGGCCAGCAAAGACTCTCTTTACCCAGTGTTGGGTAGGAAGCCActgtcagctgcagcacagcaccatGAGCCTGCAGCACCAAGGGTCCTTCCAGGAGCAGGGATGAAGGCAGGAGTCCAGGCTGCCTCCTCTGCTTTTTAGGATTAAAACCAGAGGTATGATCCAGCTGGCCACACAGACACCTCCCTTAGAAGACAAAGCCACCATCATCTCAGTTTTATCTAGGACTGTATTGCAGAGGAGCTGGATTTGGAGGGGACCAGGTGTTTAGGGAAGGACATGGCCAAAAGCGTCACCTCTCCATTCCTCTTGCCCCAAGCCGTCCCACTTTACACTCTTGGTGTGAGTACAGGCAGCCTTTTCCCCCCTCTGTTACACCATGCTACTATTTACAGGCTGCTGTGCTGTATTCCCAGCAATGCAGATGTTGCACCAGGGTAGGGGGTGTTTTATTTGGTCTAAGTCGCAGCTTTTCATTAGATAGCACTGCTCGTTACGTTGCTTCCCGTTGTGAAGGGGTGGCCGCATCAGATCCAGCTGGTTCatcccagtgcccagcacacaAGGGTGCCCTGGCCGTGCCACTGCACATGGCCAGAAGCATCACAAGGATCCCAGTCTGGTTTCAGACATGCAGGGAACAAAGAAAACCGGGGAACCTTAGGAAGCCATGAGGGCACTCCCCAGTGATATCACAACCTCcagcatccccgtccccatccatGCACAtaataaaaagagggaaaagaattgAAGAATTCAGAGGTTTCACTATCTCCTCTCTTTTCTCCATGCCCTACCTCTCCTCTTCAGGCAGATACAGGCAGCTGTACCTCCTGTGGAGATGCCCATGCTAGGACCAGCATCACCCGAAAGCAAGCCAAGCAGCGAGGGAGGAGGCAGGCAGCGTGTTTTAGGAAGCGGCACACAGAAATCCCCTTTCTTGCAGCAGAGAGGCATTGCCAGGACCCAGCTTCACTGCCAAAGAGATTAAAAGGGTTGAGAAAGGGATTGCAGATTAATCTGAACAAGACTATTTAGACTGATAATAGCCAGGGTTTAATGAACCCGACAAGGCAAGCAGGAGTCTCAAGAGAGACTTTCAAAATGCCCACCTCTGTTGTTGTACAGCTTAAACAACCTGAAAGAGGGAATAGGGTTGTTAacatcttttttcccctgtgtgctGTTCATCTGGTAGCTGCCTGCACAAAttaccctttaaaaaaaaaaaggaggaatatcAGAGAGAGGAGAGTGAGCAGGATCCAACTCTGGATCTCATCCAGGAGGGCAATTGCTGCCTTTGTGGCGTCACCGAGCGAAGGGGTCTCAAGATCAGCATTTGGGAGGATGCACGGTGTCTGCAGCAGGAGTGGCACGGGGGAAGAAAGGGCAGAGACGTGCCAGGAAGGGCTGGGGGAAGCGATGGCGAAGGGACAACGCAGGCAAGCAGGACTGGCAGCTGCAGATCTGGCTGGCAGCGCTGCCAGGTCCATCCAGATCTGGATGAAAAACCACTGAGGAGCAACGAAGTGTCAGAAAGCAGAGTtggaggggagggggtgcagcCAGGCACAGCTTCAGATCAAATCTGATAAATTCTTTCAGTCAAAAAAAGtgtgggaaggggaaagggattttttttttttttaatgccaaaacatttctttttgacattttcaaaatgcaaTTTGTAAACTTTTCCAAAAGTTGTTTTGAATTTTAAGtttgaggaaaggaaaaataaaatcccaaggGGGAAAGGAGAGTGCAGGAAAAAATACCCAAAGAAATGCAACTAAATCATTTACTGCCACATCAATCAAATATTAGACAGGGACCCACTTTTCCTTTTACCTGGGGAATTTTTCCTGCTCTTCATATTGCTGCCAAAACACTTATCTATTTCCTGTGTCCTTTTTGGTCCTCCTTGATTTGGGTTTCCCCCTTCACCCCGTTCCCAAAATTCCCCGTCCCTCAGACactgtttttctccccttccaGCTGCACAACGAGACGACGACGGGGCAGGCAGTGACCGTCGAGCTCTTCCTCACCTTCCAGCTGGTCCTGTGCATCTTTGCTTCCACTGATGAACGCCGGGAGGACAACCTGGGCTCTCCTGCCCTGTCCATCGGCCTTTCTGTTGCCGTGGGGCATCTCCTTGGGGTGGGTAGAATGGGCTAAACCACAGCACTTTTTAGGTTGGCATTGTGTTTATGCCCAAAGCCTCTTGGTTGTGTGCTCCGGGGTGGTCAGGGAATTTGTAACTCATGTGGTGCCCATGGCTTTCCaggggacagagaagaaaaatcccaccaaaacTATAACAGAGCCATA belongs to Opisthocomus hoazin isolate bOpiHoa1 chromosome 32, bOpiHoa1.hap1, whole genome shotgun sequence and includes:
- the AQP2 gene encoding aquaporin-2, with product MMWELRSVAFTRAVFAEFLATLVFILFGLGSALNWPSASAPSILQIALAFGLAISTLVQALGHISGAHINPAVTVACLIGSQVSFLRAVFYVVAQLLGAVAGAAILHEITPADSREGLAINKLHNETTTGQAVTVELFLTFQLVLCIFASTDERREDNLGSPALSIGLSVAVGHLLGIRYTGCSMNPARSFAPAVIVGDFSDHWVFWVGPLVGAAAASIIYNYIFFPQAKTFSERLAIFKGFEPEEDWAEREVRRRQSVELHSPQTLPRGMSEKV